A genomic segment from Nocardiopsis sp. Huas11 encodes:
- a CDS encoding pyridoxamine 5'-phosphate oxidase family protein, translating to MTASTFASTPATTLLFAEADATPFSTDPATLKSWDRARAFLAAAPKVWLTTVRPDGRPHTAPVLLVWADGAPCFTSRPDSRKSVNLAGNTHCVISASDDDLDLVVEGVAARVGDDTGIRRVADAFKDKYDWEFTVRSGTVTGDPRPGSPEYAFHRITPARAFGYGADGLTATRWRFDGR from the coding sequence ATGACCGCATCGACCTTCGCATCCACGCCCGCCACCACACTCCTGTTCGCCGAGGCGGACGCGACGCCCTTCAGCACCGACCCGGCGACCCTGAAGTCCTGGGACCGGGCCCGAGCGTTCCTGGCCGCCGCGCCGAAGGTCTGGCTCACGACGGTCCGGCCCGACGGCCGACCGCACACCGCGCCCGTCCTGCTGGTGTGGGCCGACGGCGCCCCCTGCTTCACGTCCCGCCCGGACTCGCGCAAGTCCGTGAACCTGGCCGGAAACACCCACTGCGTCATCAGCGCCTCCGACGACGACCTGGACCTGGTCGTCGAGGGCGTCGCCGCACGGGTCGGCGACGACACCGGCATCCGCCGGGTCGCGGACGCGTTCAAGGACAAGTACGACTGGGAGTTCACGGTGCGGTCGGGCACCGTCACCGGCGACCCCCGGCCCGGCTCACCGGAGTACGCCTTCCACCGGATCACGCCGGCACGGGCCTTCGGCTACGGCGCGGACGGCCTGACCGCGACCCGGTGGCGGTTCGACGGGCGGTGA
- the mnhG gene encoding monovalent cation/H(+) antiporter subunit G, which translates to MSDAFVAVLDWIAVLCLLAGATLSFVASVGLIRFPDLLSRMHTAAKPQVLGLLLVLVGIGLRLMPVETGIFTVGMLVVVGLFQVITVPVAAHIAARVGYRTGRIDEDLLVTDELFDRLEREKRAEEARPARPPQE; encoded by the coding sequence GTGAGCGACGCATTCGTGGCGGTCCTGGACTGGATCGCCGTGCTCTGTCTGCTGGCGGGGGCGACGCTGTCCTTCGTCGCGAGCGTGGGCCTGATCCGGTTCCCCGACCTGCTCTCGCGCATGCACACCGCGGCCAAGCCGCAGGTGCTCGGCCTTCTGCTGGTGCTGGTGGGGATCGGGTTGCGGCTGATGCCGGTGGAGACCGGCATCTTCACGGTGGGCATGCTGGTGGTGGTGGGCCTGTTCCAGGTCATCACGGTCCCGGTGGCCGCGCACATCGCCGCCCGGGTCGGCTACCGCACCGGCCGGATCGACGAGGACCTGCTGGTCACCGACGAGCTGTTCGACCGGCTGGAGCGCGAGAAGCGCGCCGAGGAGGCGCGACCCGCACGCCCGCCGCAGGAGTGA
- a CDS encoding Na+/H+ antiporter subunit D — MTELLLTLLVDDVHYLIPLPVVLPLFAAGVKLALGIRWPRLQQWLSVGALAVVLAVGVLLMVAADLSGAQAVQIGGWEAPHGITLVADRLSALMVTVSAAITLAVLVYSIGQGMAGKAEVAPLSVYQPTYLILVAGVSNAFLAGDLFNLYVGFEILLTASYVLLTLGGTQSRMRAGAIYVVVSLVSSVLFLIALGLVYAATGTVNMAQLAERLPEISTELRLVLEVFLVMAFGIKAAVFPLAAWLPDSYPIAPAPVTAVFAGLLTKVGVYAIIRAQTLLFPGTQINTFLLWVAMATMIMGILGAVAQHDIKRLLSFTLVSHIGYMVFGVALGNELGLAGAIFYVAHHITVQTTLFLITGLIERRGGSTSLENLGGLARIAPMLAILFFVPAMNLGGIPPLSGFLGKLALLQAGAQAGTPLAYALMAASVLTSLLTLYVIARVWNSAFWRTPAEGMVAEPGTVLEYNEDSDDSSTAALGPAEAVGPSSRIGDTSGPTATAVVTSAVLPRSMVGATVALVAMGLALTVFAGPLIAYSSEAASELTARTPYIDAVLGGSR, encoded by the coding sequence ATGACGGAACTCCTCCTGACGCTCCTCGTCGACGACGTGCACTACCTCATCCCGCTGCCGGTCGTCCTGCCGCTGTTCGCCGCCGGAGTGAAACTGGCCCTGGGCATCCGCTGGCCCCGGTTGCAGCAGTGGCTGAGCGTCGGCGCGCTCGCGGTCGTGCTGGCCGTCGGAGTGCTGTTGATGGTGGCCGCCGACCTGTCCGGGGCGCAGGCCGTGCAGATCGGCGGCTGGGAGGCCCCGCACGGGATCACCCTGGTGGCGGACCGGCTGTCCGCGCTGATGGTCACCGTCTCCGCGGCCATCACGCTCGCGGTGCTGGTGTACTCGATCGGCCAGGGCATGGCTGGCAAGGCCGAGGTGGCGCCGCTGTCGGTGTACCAGCCGACCTACCTGATCCTGGTGGCCGGCGTCTCCAACGCCTTCCTGGCCGGTGACCTGTTCAACCTCTACGTGGGCTTCGAGATCCTGCTGACCGCCAGCTACGTGCTGCTGACGCTGGGCGGCACGCAGTCCCGGATGCGCGCGGGCGCCATCTACGTGGTGGTCTCCCTGGTGTCCTCGGTCCTGTTCCTGATCGCACTGGGGCTGGTCTACGCGGCGACCGGCACGGTCAACATGGCGCAACTGGCCGAGCGGCTGCCGGAGATCTCCACCGAGCTGCGGCTGGTGCTGGAGGTCTTCCTGGTGATGGCGTTCGGTATCAAGGCGGCGGTGTTCCCCCTGGCGGCGTGGCTGCCCGACTCCTATCCGATCGCCCCGGCGCCGGTGACGGCGGTCTTCGCGGGCCTGCTCACCAAGGTGGGCGTGTACGCGATCATCAGGGCACAGACCCTGCTGTTCCCGGGGACCCAGATCAACACGTTCCTGCTGTGGGTGGCCATGGCGACGATGATCATGGGCATCCTGGGCGCGGTCGCGCAGCACGACATCAAGCGGCTGCTGTCCTTCACCCTGGTCAGCCATATCGGCTACATGGTCTTCGGCGTCGCCCTGGGCAACGAGCTGGGGCTGGCGGGGGCGATCTTCTACGTCGCCCACCACATCACGGTGCAGACCACGCTCTTCCTCATCACGGGTCTGATCGAACGGCGCGGCGGATCGACGTCCCTGGAGAACCTGGGCGGGCTCGCCCGGATCGCACCCATGCTGGCCATCCTCTTCTTCGTTCCCGCGATGAACCTGGGCGGCATCCCGCCGCTGTCGGGGTTCCTGGGCAAGCTGGCCCTGCTCCAGGCGGGCGCGCAGGCGGGCACACCGCTGGCCTACGCGCTGATGGCGGCGTCGGTCCTCACTAGCCTGCTCACCCTGTACGTCATCGCCCGGGTGTGGAACTCGGCGTTCTGGCGGACGCCCGCCGAGGGCATGGTCGCCGAGCCCGGCACGGTCCTGGAGTACAACGAGGACTCCGACGACTCCTCGACGGCGGCCCTGGGGCCGGCCGAGGCGGTCGGACCGTCGTCGCGGATCGGCGACACGTCCGGCCCGACCGCGACCGCGGTCGTGACCTCGGCGGTCCTGCCCCGGTCCATGGTGGGGGCGACGGTCGCGCTGGTCGCCATGGGACTGGCCCTGACGGTGTTCGCCGGCCCCCTGATCGCCTACTCCTCGGAGGCCGCGAGCGAACTGACGGCCCGTACGCCCTACATCGACGCGGTGCTCGGAGGCAGCCGATGA
- a CDS encoding aldehyde dehydrogenase family protein, with the protein MTIYTPPGRPGSVVDFAPRYENWIGGEWVAPVKGRYFENPTPVTGRTFTEIARGGAEDIELALDAAHGAAPAWGRTSAGERALILNRIADRIEENLERLAVAESWENGKPVRECLAADLPLAVDHFRYFAGAIRAQEGHNSQIDGETVAYHFQEPLGVVAQIIPWNFPLLMATWKLAPALAAGNAVVLKPAEQTPTTILLLMELIADLLPPGVVNVVNGFGVEAGKPLAANSRVRKVAFTGETTTGRLIMQYASENLIPVTLELGGKSPNVFFADVAAARDDFYDKALEGFTMFALNQGEVCTCPSRALVQGSMYDSFMSDALARVAAIKQGDPLDTDTMVGAQASNDQLEKILSYLDIGTREGAEVLAGGGRVDLGGDLSGGYYVAPTVFEGQNTMRVFQEEIFGPVVSVTRFDDYDDALKIANDTLYGLGAGVWSRDGNTAYRAGRDIQAGRVWVNNYHAYPAHAAFGGYKQSGIGRENHKMMLDHYQQTKNLLVSYSDQALGFF; encoded by the coding sequence ATGACGATCTACACACCCCCCGGCCGGCCCGGGAGCGTCGTCGACTTCGCGCCCCGCTACGAGAACTGGATCGGCGGCGAGTGGGTCGCTCCCGTCAAGGGCCGCTACTTCGAGAACCCCACCCCCGTCACCGGCCGCACCTTCACCGAGATCGCCCGGGGCGGCGCGGAGGACATCGAACTCGCCCTCGACGCCGCGCACGGCGCCGCCCCCGCGTGGGGCCGCACCTCCGCCGGCGAGCGCGCGCTCATCCTCAACCGGATCGCCGACCGGATCGAGGAGAACCTGGAACGGCTGGCGGTCGCCGAGTCCTGGGAGAACGGCAAGCCCGTCCGCGAGTGCCTGGCCGCCGACCTGCCGCTGGCCGTGGACCACTTCCGCTACTTCGCCGGCGCGATCCGCGCCCAGGAGGGCCACAACTCCCAGATCGACGGAGAGACGGTCGCCTACCACTTCCAGGAGCCCCTGGGTGTGGTCGCGCAGATCATCCCGTGGAACTTCCCGCTGCTCATGGCCACCTGGAAGCTGGCGCCCGCGCTGGCCGCCGGGAACGCCGTGGTGCTCAAGCCCGCCGAGCAGACCCCGACCACGATCCTGCTGCTCATGGAGCTCATCGCCGACCTCCTGCCGCCGGGCGTGGTCAACGTCGTCAACGGGTTCGGGGTGGAGGCGGGCAAGCCGCTGGCCGCGAACTCGCGCGTGCGCAAGGTCGCCTTCACCGGCGAGACCACGACCGGGCGGCTCATCATGCAGTACGCCTCGGAGAACCTCATCCCGGTCACGCTGGAGCTGGGCGGCAAGAGCCCGAACGTCTTCTTCGCCGACGTCGCCGCCGCCCGCGACGACTTCTACGACAAGGCGCTGGAGGGCTTCACGATGTTCGCCCTCAACCAGGGCGAAGTGTGCACCTGTCCGTCCCGGGCCCTGGTGCAGGGCTCGATGTACGACTCCTTCATGTCCGACGCCCTGGCCCGCGTCGCGGCGATCAAGCAGGGCGACCCCCTGGACACCGACACCATGGTCGGCGCCCAGGCCAGCAACGACCAGCTGGAGAAGATCCTGTCCTACCTCGACATCGGGACGCGGGAGGGCGCCGAGGTCCTGGCCGGCGGCGGCCGGGTCGACCTCGGCGGCGACCTGTCCGGCGGGTACTACGTGGCACCGACGGTGTTCGAGGGGCAGAACACCATGCGCGTCTTCCAGGAGGAGATCTTCGGTCCGGTCGTGTCGGTCACCCGCTTCGACGACTACGACGACGCCCTCAAGATCGCCAACGACACCCTCTACGGCCTGGGCGCCGGGGTGTGGTCGCGCGACGGCAACACCGCCTACCGCGCGGGCCGCGACATCCAGGCGGGCCGGGTGTGGGTGAACAACTACCACGCCTACCCGGCGCACGCGGCCTTCGGCGGCTACAAGCAGTCGGGCATCGGGCGGGAGAACCACAAGATGATGCTCGACCACTACCAGCAGACGAAGAACCTCCTGGTCAGCTACTCCGACCAGGCGCTCGGGTTCTTCTGA
- a CDS encoding Na+/H+ antiporter subunit E, translating to MTRPTADRPRRVQALRRRLGKVQIPIALGTTVVWMLLFDGFRLREESLGLLVLGFGVSVLIMVVFPLPPVSEGFRFHPWQFLRLLVYFFSQMVLSSFQVTGQTFRRGPVLSSVIAVRLRTDSELMLVCTSIALSVIPGSVVVEVGQPEHVLYVHHLGTYDEAGAERARLDTWRLEERIVRALGTRTDIAKMEAAETVGTESV from the coding sequence ATGACCAGACCGACCGCCGACCGACCGCGGCGCGTGCAGGCGCTGCGCCGCAGGCTCGGCAAGGTGCAGATCCCGATCGCGCTCGGCACGACCGTGGTGTGGATGCTGCTGTTCGACGGGTTCCGGCTGCGGGAGGAGTCCCTGGGCCTGCTGGTCCTGGGGTTCGGCGTCTCGGTGCTGATCATGGTGGTGTTCCCGCTGCCGCCGGTCTCCGAGGGCTTCCGCTTCCATCCCTGGCAGTTCCTGCGGCTGCTCGTGTACTTCTTCTCCCAGATGGTGCTGTCCAGCTTCCAGGTGACCGGGCAGACCTTCCGGCGCGGCCCGGTGCTCAGTTCGGTGATCGCGGTGCGGCTTCGCACCGATTCGGAGCTCATGCTGGTGTGCACGTCGATCGCCCTGTCGGTGATCCCCGGGAGCGTGGTGGTGGAGGTCGGCCAGCCCGAGCACGTGCTGTACGTCCACCACCTGGGCACGTACGACGAGGCGGGGGCCGAACGGGCCCGTCTGGACACGTGGCGGTTGGAAGAGCGGATCGTGCGGGCGCTGGGCACCCGCACGGACATCGCCAAGATGGAGGCGGCCGAGACCGTCGGGACGGAGAGCGTGTGA
- a CDS encoding helix-turn-helix domain-containing protein, protein MQRTRFGDMACSIARTMDVIGEPWSPLVLRNVYVGINRFEPLQQSLGISRKVLTERLKWLVENGVLDRVEYSDRPPRHEYVLTDKGWELCDLLMAMVRWGDRWTAGEAGPPVLYRHHACGEIGHVEPHCSVCGEPMHATDIDVLPGPGAAEH, encoded by the coding sequence ATGCAACGAACCCGGTTCGGCGACATGGCCTGCTCGATCGCCCGCACCATGGACGTGATCGGAGAGCCGTGGTCCCCGCTCGTCCTGCGCAACGTCTACGTCGGGATCAACCGCTTCGAGCCGCTCCAACAGAGCCTCGGCATCTCGCGCAAGGTGCTCACGGAACGGCTCAAATGGCTGGTCGAGAACGGGGTCCTGGACCGGGTGGAGTACTCCGACCGGCCGCCCCGCCACGAGTACGTGCTCACCGACAAGGGTTGGGAGCTGTGCGACCTGCTCATGGCGATGGTGCGCTGGGGGGACCGCTGGACGGCCGGGGAGGCGGGACCGCCCGTCCTCTACCGCCACCACGCCTGCGGAGAGATCGGCCATGTCGAACCGCACTGCTCGGTGTGCGGAGAGCCCATGCACGCGACCGACATCGACGTGCTGCCCGGCCCGGGGGCCGCCGAGCACTGA
- a CDS encoding Na(+)/H(+) antiporter subunit C has product MNDTPSLVLVLATGVLVAVGVVLLLERSLTRVLLGFVVMSNGVNLMILAAGGAAGGPPLLWLTPEDEMTDPLPQAMILTAIVITLGITAFLLAMAYRSWQLEGNDEVQDDAEDLRIVQHEGRRTARRKVLGIRRQMRADIRAQRAELQANVAESGGHALIEQARLKAEIASAQAELARYEAQAEAGDGDARSEETMRRLTYRTESMSAQVQELRGRIRLARRQLREHRRADRSAERALWRDLRRRIRAERREARQTMRAERERQARAEDSDLQGND; this is encoded by the coding sequence GTGAACGACACACCCAGCCTCGTCCTCGTCCTCGCCACCGGCGTCCTGGTGGCCGTGGGCGTCGTGCTCCTGCTGGAGCGCAGCCTCACGCGCGTCCTGCTCGGCTTCGTCGTCATGAGCAACGGCGTCAACCTGATGATCCTGGCGGCGGGCGGCGCCGCGGGCGGTCCACCGCTGCTCTGGCTCACGCCCGAGGACGAGATGACCGACCCGCTCCCGCAGGCGATGATCCTCACCGCCATCGTCATCACCCTGGGGATCACCGCGTTCCTGCTCGCGATGGCCTACCGGAGCTGGCAGCTGGAGGGCAACGACGAGGTCCAGGACGACGCCGAGGACCTGAGGATCGTCCAGCACGAGGGCCGCCGGACGGCCCGCCGCAAGGTCCTGGGCATCCGCAGGCAGATGCGCGCGGACATCCGCGCCCAGCGGGCCGAGCTCCAGGCCAACGTCGCCGAGTCCGGCGGCCACGCACTGATCGAGCAGGCGCGACTCAAGGCCGAGATCGCCTCCGCACAGGCCGAACTGGCCCGCTACGAGGCCCAGGCCGAGGCGGGGGACGGCGACGCGCGCTCGGAGGAGACCATGCGCCGGCTCACGTACCGGACCGAGAGCATGTCCGCCCAGGTCCAGGAACTGCGCGGCCGGATCCGTTTGGCGCGGCGCCAGTTGCGCGAACACCGGCGGGCCGACCGCTCCGCCGAGCGCGCGCTGTGGCGGGACCTGCGCCGCCGGATCCGGGCCGAGCGGCGTGAGGCGCGCCAGACCATGCGGGCCGAGCGCGAGCGCCAGGCACGTGCCGAGGACAGCGACCTGCAAGGGAACGACTGA
- a CDS encoding DUF779 domain-containing protein — protein MDTPDVERVAVTGAAAALLRELRQEHGPLMFHQSGGCCDGSSPMCYLAGEFRTGDSDVRLGELDAGTPEPVPVWMSRSQFQLWSHTHLTIDVVPGRGAGFSLEAPTGQRFLIRSRLMTDEESERLE, from the coding sequence ATGGACACCCCCGACGTGGAGCGGGTCGCCGTCACGGGGGCGGCGGCAGCCCTGCTCCGGGAACTGCGGCAGGAGCATGGGCCGCTCATGTTCCACCAGTCCGGCGGGTGCTGCGACGGCAGCTCACCGATGTGCTATTTGGCGGGAGAGTTCCGTACGGGCGACTCCGACGTCCGGTTGGGGGAACTGGACGCGGGGACGCCGGAACCGGTCCCGGTGTGGATGTCGCGCTCGCAGTTCCAGCTGTGGAGCCACACCCACCTGACCATCGACGTGGTCCCGGGCCGGGGAGCGGGGTTCTCACTGGAGGCGCCGACCGGACAGAGGTTCCTGATCCGCTCCAGGCTCATGACCGACGAGGAGTCCGAGCGCCTGGAGTGA
- a CDS encoding monovalent cation/H+ antiporter complex subunit F has protein sequence MNALWIAIAVLLGAAALLSMARMLVGPSILDRALSLDVLVASALTGLGAYAALNRDPTVLPVLLVLSLVGFVGSVSVSKFVARRHEDALRERVPSEPVPDSEGEGAA, from the coding sequence GTGAACGCACTGTGGATCGCCATCGCGGTCCTGCTCGGCGCCGCCGCGCTGCTGAGCATGGCCCGCATGCTGGTGGGCCCGAGCATCCTGGACCGGGCGCTGTCGCTGGACGTGCTGGTGGCGTCGGCGCTCACGGGCCTCGGCGCCTACGCGGCGCTGAACCGCGACCCCACGGTCCTGCCGGTCCTGCTGGTGCTGTCCCTGGTCGGGTTCGTGGGGTCGGTGAGCGTGTCGAAGTTCGTGGCCCGGCGCCATGAGGACGCCCTGCGCGAGCGGGTCCCGTCCGAACCGGTCCCGGACTCGGAAGGGGAGGGTGCGGCGTGA